TAAAAATAACAGAAATTGGAAACCAGACAAGACTGGGTAAAATAGGGAGCAGTTTGGAAGCTATTGCCGAAGAGAAAACACCATTGGAGCTTCAAATTGGAAATTTTGTAAAAAAAATGGTTTTTGCTGGGGCACTAGTTTTTATTTTGGTATGGAGTATTAATTATTCCAAAATAGGCAATGTTTTAGAAAGCCTTTTGATGGCACTAACTCTGGCTATGAGTATCTTGCCAGAAGAAATTCCGGTCGCTTTTACAACATTCATGGCATTAGGAGCCCGCAGACTTATGAAAATGGGTATTGTTGTAAAACAAATGAAAACGGTCGAAACCTTAGGCAGTGCCACAGTAATATGTACCGATAAGACTGGTACCATTACGCAGAATAAAATGGAACTTGCCAAGCTTTATCTGCCATCTGGTTCAGAAGTTAATGCTGATACTTTTACACAATTAAAGGAAACAGAAGAACTGGTTGCTACTGCCATGTGGGCAAGCGAACCCATTGCTTTTGATCCTATGGAAATAGCGCTTCACAACAGTTATAAAAAATTTACCAACAAGGATAGGAGAGCCGCTTTTAAAATGATTCATGAATATCCTTTATCAGGCAAACCGCCTATGATGACCCATATTTTTGAGGATGAATCAGCCAATCGAATTATTGCGGCAAAAGGAGCGCCAGAAGCCATATTAGAAGTGTGCCATCTTACAGCTGAAGAAAAAGAAAGGGTAACGGCTGCGATGAATAAACTAACCGAGAAAGGTTATAGAGTGCTTGGCGTTGCGGTAGGAAATTGGCACGGGAATAATTATCCGGAAACCCAACAGGAAATTCCATTTGCATTTAAAGGTTTAGTTGCTTTTTATGATCCTCCAAAAGAGAATATTAATGAGGTCTTGCAATCATTTTATAAAGCAGGCATAGCAGTAAAAATTATTACAGGAGACAATGCAAAAACCACTAATGCAATTGCACAGCAAATCGGTTTTAGAGGAGGGGATAAGACTATTACTGGGGATGAGCTTATGAGGATGAGCGATGCTGAACTTCAGAATAAGGTAATGGATATTAACATTTTTAGCAGAATGTTTCCCGATGCCAAACTGCGAATCGTAAACGCTCTGAAAGCAAACGGACAGATTGTTGCTATGACAGGAGACGGCGTAAATGACGGCCCTTCGCTCAAGGCGGCACATATAGGCATTGCAATGGGAAAAAAGGGAACTTCAATAGCAAAAGATGCCGCTTCGCTAATTCTGGCAGACGATGACCTTTCTAAAATGGTTGATGCTGTTGCTATGGGAAGAAAAATCTATACAAATCTAAAAAAGGCAATTCAGTATATTATTTCCATACATATTCCTATAATCCTGATTGTATTTTTGCCGCTTGCGCTGGGATGGATTTATCCCAATATATTCAGTCCGCTTCATGTAATTCTGCTGGAACTTATCATGGGGCCAACCTGCTCTATAATTTATGAAAATGAACCTGCAGAAGCAGATACGATGCAGAGAGGACCAAGGTCTCTTACAGCAACATTTTTTAATGCAAAAGAACTTGTTGTGAGTATTCTTCAGGGTATTGCTATAACTTTAGGTCTGCTGTTTATCTATCAATGGTGCATTCATAATCAGGGAGATGAAGACAGAACCCGAAGCATGGTTTTTCTCACGTTAATTACCGCTAACATTGTTCTCACTTTGGTCAATCGATCTTTTTATTATTCAATCTGGGTTACCCTGCTGTATAAAAACAAACTGGTTGCTATGATAATAAGTATTACAGTGCTTTTAACGATAGTATTATTTGCCGTACCTTTTCTTCGTTCTCTGTTTAGTTTTGAATTGATTACTTTCTACCAGCTGGTTCTATGTTTTTTAGTGGGTTCAGTATCTGTTTTATGGTTTGAGGGAATAAAATATCTTAGAAGGAATAAATAATGATTTCTAAATTTCTATTTCACTACCCATAAACGGAACAGTGCATTTAAATCCATATTTGTCCTGGATTTTAATTCTTAGTTCTTCTGCCGGAAGGTTTTCTCCGTGAACTAAATAAATGCATTTTGGATTGTTTTTAAGAGCAGAAAGCCAGTTTATCAAATCTTCCTGATCGCCATGTGCAGACAGCCCTTCAATTTGTACAATTTTAGCTTGTACTGGATAATATTTTCCATGAATTTTA
The Flavobacterium humidisoli DNA segment above includes these coding regions:
- a CDS encoding cation-translocating P-type ATPase, which produces MNTDERELKGLSFNEATDLRKKFGTNTYNHKKEDRFLVFFKSIFGEPMVLLLLVASVIYFINKQYSDAVFLSASILLIVAISLYQEKRSQNALAKLQEFTQPLCKVIREGQQQNIKTQDIVVGDFVIVEEGGLVPADGIILRSNDFSVNESILTGESMAVFKDSEKEDNKVFSGTNVASGLAIVKITEIGNQTRLGKIGSSLEAIAEEKTPLELQIGNFVKKMVFAGALVFILVWSINYSKIGNVLESLLMALTLAMSILPEEIPVAFTTFMALGARRLMKMGIVVKQMKTVETLGSATVICTDKTGTITQNKMELAKLYLPSGSEVNADTFTQLKETEELVATAMWASEPIAFDPMEIALHNSYKKFTNKDRRAAFKMIHEYPLSGKPPMMTHIFEDESANRIIAAKGAPEAILEVCHLTAEEKERVTAAMNKLTEKGYRVLGVAVGNWHGNNYPETQQEIPFAFKGLVAFYDPPKENINEVLQSFYKAGIAVKIITGDNAKTTNAIAQQIGFRGGDKTITGDELMRMSDAELQNKVMDINIFSRMFPDAKLRIVNALKANGQIVAMTGDGVNDGPSLKAAHIGIAMGKKGTSIAKDAASLILADDDLSKMVDAVAMGRKIYTNLKKAIQYIISIHIPIILIVFLPLALGWIYPNIFSPLHVILLELIMGPTCSIIYENEPAEADTMQRGPRSLTATFFNAKELVVSILQGIAITLGLLFIYQWCIHNQGDEDRTRSMVFLTLITANIVLTLVNRSFYYSIWVTLLYKNKLVAMIISITVLLTIVLFAVPFLRSLFSFELITFYQLVLCFLVGSVSVLWFEGIKYLRRNK